Below is a genomic region from Bradyrhizobium sp. 1(2017).
CAGACGCTCTGCTTTTCCAACCGAAGCCAATCGGCGCGGCACCGGATTGACCGAGCGTTCCGGTGCGAACTCGGGCATCATTCTGGGCTGGCCCATGACGGAAGCGAGGGCTTTGGCAAGGTCTACCAAGCTCGTTTCGGTCCCGCTGCCTACGTTGAACACTTCGTCGGTCACCTTGGCCCGGGCTGCCAGTATGTTTGCACGGGCCACGTCGCGCACATGCACGAAATCCATGGTTTGCTGGCCATCGCCAAAGATGACCGGTGGCAGACCGGCCTCGAGCCGTTCCATCCAGCGGATCAGCACCTCGGTGTAGCGCCCGTGAATGTCCATGCGGCTGCCATAGACGTTGAAGTAACGGAACGCCACGTAGTCGAGGCCGTACATGTCGTTGAAAGTACGAAAAAGGCCTTCGTTGAACGCCTTTGCGGCGCCATAGAGAGTTCGGTTGTCGTAGGGATTTTGCCGCTCGGTTGTGGGGAATTCCTCCGCCATACCGTACACGGATGCGGAGGACGCCGCGACCACCTTCTCGACGTCGTGCTTGACGCAGAGCTCGAGCAGATCGAACGTGGCATCCACCATGACTTCCTTGGCCAGGCGGGGCTCAGCGGCGCAGTGCGTGATCCGCAGCGCTGCTTGGTGAAATACGATATCGGCCGCCTTAACCAGCGCTCCCATCAGCTTGTTGTCGCGTATGTCGCCGTGGACGAGCCGTACCGGCCCGCGCCCCAGCGCGCGCCTGA
It encodes:
- a CDS encoding NAD-dependent epimerase/dehydratase family protein, with the translated sequence MIDLKGKRILVTGGAGFIGSHIVDLLCDEGCIEIVALDNMVRGRPANLRRALGRGPVRLVHGDIRDNKLMGALVKAADIVFHQAALRITHCAAEPRLAKEVMVDATFDLLELCVKHDVEKVVAASSASVYGMAEEFPTTERQNPYDNRTLYGAAKAFNEGLFRTFNDMYGLDYVAFRYFNVYGSRMDIHGRYTEVLIRWMERLEAGLPPVIFGDGQQTMDFVHVRDVARANILAARAKVTDEVFNVGSGTETSLVDLAKALASVMGQPRMMPEFAPERSVNPVPRRLASVGKAERLLGFRTTISLEQGLSDLVKWWLAERELSAVDQGQAAAS